A portion of the Corticium candelabrum chromosome 5, ooCorCand1.1, whole genome shotgun sequence genome contains these proteins:
- the LOC134180351 gene encoding uncharacterized protein LOC134180351, which translates to MVSPVFSLILSLLLVSLATCSPIEKETFSLKIGNETVSEPNACWCYPEATFDYDTSGCTVTINGKVSTCCKQENPTSYAYMIRWGDGKNSNKQEGECFKDFSVSHTYPKGKYELTVTYQALAYGRQWCGELKHHKVSC; encoded by the exons ATGGTTTCTCCTGTGTTTTCGTTGATTCTGTCTTTGTTGCTCGTTAGTCTTGCTACCTGCAGTCCAATCGAGAAAGAAACGTTCTCTCTGAAGATTGGCAACGAAA CTGTCTCCGAACCGAATGCATGCTGGTGTTATCCAGAAGCGACCTTCGACTACGATACCAGCGGTTGCACTGTGACCATAAACGGAAAAGTCAGTACATGTTGTAAACAAGAGAATCCTACTTCATATGC ATATATGATCAGATGGGGTGATGGAAAGAACTCGAACAAACAAGAAGGCGAATGTTTCAAAGATTTCAGCGTTTCGCATACCTACCCTAAGGGCAAGTATGAACTGACCGTTACCTATCAAGCACTGGCATACGGTCGTCAGTGGTGTGGAGAACTTAAGCATCACAAAGTCAGCTGCTGA
- the LOC134180301 gene encoding uncharacterized protein LOC134180301, which produces MISPVFSLILSLLLVSLATSSAIEKGTSFLKADNETVAEPNACWCYPEATFDYDTSGCTVTINGKISTCCEHDHPTSYAYMIRWGDGKNSNKQEGKCFKDFSVSHTYPKGKHELTVTYQALSFGRQWCGELKHHKVSC; this is translated from the exons ATGATTTCTCCCGTATTTTCGTTGATTCTGTCTTTGTTGCTCGTAAGTCTTGCTACCAGTAGTGCAATCGAGAAGGGAACGTCCTTTCTAAAGGCAGACAATGAAA CTGTCGCCGAACCGAATGCATGCTGGTGTTATCCAGAAGCAACTTTTGACTACGATACCAGTGGTTGCACTGTGACCATAAACGGAAAAATCAGTACATGCTGTGAGCACGACCATCCTACTTCATATGC ATATATGATCAGATGGGGTGATGGAAAGAACTCGAACAAACAAGAAGGCAAATGTTTCAAAGATTTCAGCGTTTCGCATACCTACCCTAAGGGCAAGCATGAACTGACCGTTACCTATCAGGCACTGTCGTTCGGTCGTCAGTGGTGTGGAGAACTTAAGCATCACAAAGTCAGCTGCTGA